A genome region from Brooklawnia propionicigenes includes the following:
- a CDS encoding carbohydrate kinase family protein, with protein sequence MAPVIVCVGLTTIDIAQVVDALPAADSKITADRAWLDVGGPAANAARVAHREGCQVRLVTALGDSSLAMLARERLDGIEIIDIAPPDCQLPVSTIFITPDGSRAVVSRNAAALESAGSPGAEVLKDVDVVLHDGHLLEASLLLAQNPAPIQVLDGGSWKPGLELLLPLLDVAVVSADFALPGSTPDQALDDLAGFGIPRLARSRGAEPVQAMIGEQLGIFPVPQVEAVDTTGAGDVLHGSLIAQLAGGIDFTAALRNAITQASESVTHYGVL encoded by the coding sequence ATGGCCCCTGTGATCGTCTGCGTCGGACTGACTACCATCGATATCGCTCAGGTGGTGGACGCGCTGCCCGCTGCGGACAGCAAGATCACTGCTGACCGGGCCTGGCTGGATGTAGGCGGGCCTGCCGCCAACGCGGCGCGGGTGGCTCACCGGGAGGGCTGCCAGGTGCGCCTGGTCACCGCGCTCGGCGATTCTTCGCTGGCCATGCTCGCCCGCGAGCGACTCGACGGCATCGAGATCATCGACATCGCGCCGCCCGACTGCCAGCTGCCGGTGTCAACGATCTTCATCACCCCCGACGGCAGCCGCGCGGTGGTCTCACGCAACGCGGCCGCACTTGAGTCCGCTGGGTCACCGGGCGCCGAGGTGCTCAAAGATGTCGATGTCGTGTTGCATGATGGGCATCTGTTGGAGGCCTCGCTGCTGCTGGCCCAGAACCCGGCACCGATTCAGGTGCTCGATGGCGGCTCCTGGAAGCCGGGCCTGGAACTGCTGCTGCCGCTGCTCGATGTGGCCGTCGTGTCGGCTGACTTCGCGCTTCCCGGCAGCACACCGGACCAGGCCCTGGACGATCTCGCCGGCTTCGGAATCCCACGGCTGGCACGCAGCCGCGGCGCAGAGCCCGTGCAGGCGATGATCGGCGAGCAACTGGGCATCTTCCCCGTCCCACAGGTCGAGGCGGTCGACACCACCGGCGCCGGCGACGTGCTGCACGGGTCGCTGATCGCCCAGCTCGCCGGCGGAATCGATTTCACCGCCGCACTTCGGAACGCGATCACGCAGGCTTCCGAATCGGTCACCCACTACGGGGTTCTCTAG
- a CDS encoding metal-sensitive transcriptional regulator, producing the protein MSNSADPAAQRRVLNRLNRARGQLNAVIATVEAGGSCRDVVTQLAAVSSALDRAGFVIISSAMKDCLVDPDSDDSDGLSIGELEKLFLTLS; encoded by the coding sequence ATGAGTAACTCGGCAGATCCGGCGGCGCAGCGGCGCGTTCTCAATCGTCTCAATCGTGCTCGCGGTCAACTCAACGCGGTCATCGCGACCGTCGAGGCGGGTGGATCGTGCCGCGACGTGGTCACTCAGCTGGCCGCAGTCTCGTCTGCATTAGATCGCGCGGGATTCGTAATCATCTCCTCCGCGATGAAGGACTGCCTTGTAGATCCCGACTCCGATGACTCCGATGGCCTGTCCATCGGTGAACTCGAAAAGCTGTTCCTCACTCTCTCCTAA
- a CDS encoding FAD-dependent oxidoreductase — protein MRIVVVGGVAGGMSCAARARRLDEDAQIVVLEAGEHVSFANCGLPYYVGGEIDDEQRLLVQTPASLRASLNLDVRTRSEVIGLDTARHSVSVRSAGATTQLTYDALVLAPGAVALRPPIDGLDSPRVRTLRTVDDAIDLQAIVSGGARHGVVLGAGFIGLEAAEALARQGLDVTVVELAEHVLPPLETETAHYVTAELRRLGVTVRAGIGATRIEHNEDRDTVVLTDGTRLPADVVVASLGVRPDTEVFEAAGISCERGAIVVDEHGRTSIPDVWAVGDAVVSIDAVTGARRPVALAGPANRAGRQVADDIIRPTGARAIPAAVGTAIVRVGELTAAITGANRKSLDDAGIDYQTLHLHPNQHAGYFPGAVPVHLVVHMAASDGRLLGAQAVGSDGVDKRIDVLATAIRAGLRVPDLIDLDLAYSPPYGQAKDAINLVGMVGANLLDGTLRLWYAQDRDEVAETALILDVRSPAEFSTGHLPGALNIAHTQLRERLDEVRAAAAGRPVRVLCASGVRSAIAHRILAQSGFDSASLSGGMSSLRSVLGDAASDVLVGGGAGHE, from the coding sequence ATGAGAATAGTCGTAGTCGGCGGCGTGGCCGGCGGTATGAGTTGCGCAGCACGCGCCCGTCGTCTGGATGAAGACGCACAGATCGTTGTCTTGGAGGCCGGCGAACATGTGTCGTTCGCCAATTGCGGTCTGCCCTACTACGTCGGCGGCGAGATCGATGACGAGCAACGCCTGCTGGTGCAAACCCCAGCATCGCTACGCGCGTCGCTGAATCTGGATGTGCGCACTCGAAGTGAGGTCATCGGGCTCGACACCGCACGACATAGCGTGAGCGTGCGATCGGCGGGCGCCACTACCCAGCTCACCTACGATGCGCTCGTCCTCGCGCCCGGTGCCGTTGCACTGCGACCGCCGATCGACGGCCTCGATTCACCGAGAGTCCGCACCCTGCGAACCGTGGACGACGCGATCGATCTGCAGGCCATCGTGAGCGGCGGCGCTCGCCACGGGGTGGTCTTGGGTGCAGGATTCATTGGACTCGAGGCGGCCGAAGCCTTGGCGCGACAGGGTCTCGATGTCACCGTCGTCGAACTTGCCGAGCACGTGCTGCCTCCGTTGGAGACTGAGACCGCCCACTATGTGACCGCAGAGCTTCGTCGTCTGGGTGTCACAGTGCGGGCAGGGATAGGTGCTACGAGGATCGAACACAACGAGGACCGCGACACGGTGGTGCTCACCGATGGCACGCGTTTGCCGGCAGATGTCGTGGTCGCCTCGCTCGGTGTTCGGCCCGATACCGAGGTATTCGAGGCTGCAGGTATCAGCTGTGAGCGCGGCGCCATCGTCGTCGACGAGCACGGACGCACATCGATTCCGGATGTGTGGGCAGTGGGTGATGCCGTGGTGAGCATCGATGCTGTCACCGGTGCCCGCCGCCCGGTTGCGCTGGCAGGCCCAGCTAACCGGGCCGGTCGACAGGTCGCCGACGACATCATCCGTCCCACCGGCGCGCGAGCGATTCCCGCCGCGGTGGGCACCGCGATCGTTCGGGTGGGCGAACTCACCGCCGCCATTACCGGCGCAAACAGAAAGTCCCTCGATGATGCGGGAATCGACTACCAGACGCTTCATCTGCACCCCAATCAACACGCAGGATACTTCCCTGGAGCAGTGCCGGTGCACCTGGTGGTGCACATGGCCGCATCCGATGGACGACTACTCGGCGCTCAAGCCGTGGGCAGTGATGGCGTCGACAAACGTATCGACGTGCTTGCCACCGCGATTCGAGCCGGACTACGTGTTCCCGATCTGATCGATCTTGATTTGGCCTACTCGCCGCCCTACGGACAGGCAAAAGACGCCATCAACCTGGTGGGCATGGTCGGTGCCAATCTGCTCGATGGCACGCTTCGGCTGTGGTATGCCCAAGACCGTGATGAGGTGGCCGAGACCGCCTTGATCTTGGATGTTCGCAGCCCGGCCGAGTTCAGCACGGGGCACCTCCCCGGCGCGTTGAATATCGCGCACACTCAGCTTCGTGAACGGCTCGATGAGGTACGCGCCGCGGCAGCCGGTCGTCCGGTGCGGGTGCTGTGTGCCTCAGGTGTGCGGTCGGCCATTGCACATCGCATCTTGGCCCAATCAGGCTTCGACTCGGCATCGTTGTCCGGAGGCATGAGCAGCCTACGTTCTGTACTCGGCGATGCGGCCAGCGACGTGTTGGTGGGCGGAGGTGCCGGCCATGAGTAA
- a CDS encoding thioredoxin domain-containing protein: MGIRKISEATLSETAASRDVVLVGFWAQWCAPCRGFAPIFEEQADAADRKVAR; this comes from the coding sequence ATGGGCATACGCAAGATCAGTGAGGCGACGCTGAGCGAGACGGCGGCGAGCCGCGACGTCGTCTTGGTGGGTTTCTGGGCGCAGTGGTGCGCTCCTTGCCGAGGCTTCGCCCCCATCTTTGAAGAACAGGCTGACGCCGCAGATCGAAAGGTAGCGCGATGA
- a CDS encoding DUF6572 domain-containing protein, with protein MAGLHDTEVIDLVAEEPDGSALLVIVKEGAWALDDIALLKAKLNTYAQFVLDGGLASHYPELLNRPVRIRIESAAPPSTTAQDILAVAQTKLKPYGIDVTHKVNPRL; from the coding sequence ATGGCAGGCCTACACGACACCGAGGTGATCGACCTGGTCGCCGAGGAACCCGACGGAAGCGCACTCCTAGTGATCGTGAAGGAAGGCGCCTGGGCACTCGACGACATCGCACTGCTGAAGGCCAAGCTCAACACCTACGCCCAGTTCGTCCTCGACGGCGGGCTCGCGAGCCACTATCCCGAACTGCTGAACCGCCCGGTCCGGATCCGAATCGAGAGCGCAGCACCGCCGTCGACCACAGCGCAGGACATCCTCGCTGTGGCGCAAACAAAGCTCAAACCCTACGGCATCGACGTGACCCACAAGGTCAACCCTCGGCTCTGA
- a CDS encoding HAD hydrolase family protein, which translates to MIFDGELRRDDVAKISFVLNPDHFEAAVQAFGDRLKVTTWSASGNRPEFGEFAVSGVDKVHAVRDLLATLPEVERTYAFGDAASDRAMIEFCDVGVAMGNAPEELKAIADHVAPSVTEDGLAEAFKCLGLT; encoded by the coding sequence ATGATCTTCGACGGCGAACTGCGTCGGGATGATGTGGCGAAGATCAGCTTCGTGCTGAACCCGGACCATTTCGAGGCGGCGGTCCAGGCTTTCGGCGATCGGCTAAAGGTGACCACCTGGTCGGCCTCCGGAAATCGGCCGGAGTTCGGCGAATTCGCGGTCTCCGGGGTCGATAAGGTGCATGCGGTTCGGGACCTTCTGGCGACGTTGCCGGAAGTCGAGCGCACCTACGCATTCGGTGACGCAGCAAGTGACCGGGCGATGATCGAGTTCTGCGATGTAGGCGTCGCGATGGGCAACGCGCCCGAGGAACTCAAGGCCATCGCAGACCACGTCGCTCCTTCGGTGACCGAGGACGGGCTCGCCGAGGCTTTCAAGTGCCTCGGGCTGACCTGA
- a CDS encoding glycosyltransferase family 87 protein codes for MSEPVDFTYRVGGPLGSRARRVGLWFNPAFFAFTAATLTWLILVWRQVPCRPLLGDAFPNPFLRMCYSDIPILYLNRDLSIGSGIYTDIALEYPVLTGGFLAVTRAITGLLGAVISPEATFDEQLAASQLFFQVNAIALFVCFVVTVWAHLKMGRDSPRVGYAGPVRVWDALLIAASPIVALNGLINWDMFAVMLTSIGLLIWSRKYPFIAGGVLGLAFAAKFYPVLVLVAITLICVRSGHYRALARAWIGAVVAWLAVNVPVMIFAWQGWSKFWTLNADRGADLGSIWYVLTLAGLKLPAVSAIAFVCMAISGAAVCWLVLSAPRRPRLAQVILLVMLCFLIFNKVYSPQYALWLLPIVVLARPKVFDVAIWTLGEAIYYAAIWGFLEGAIGLGSQWEWMYWIAVIIRVGIQLWFAMRVIEDIRSPWNDPVRLPMVDDPLGGVVNHAPDAAWLVAMQDRARRAAEARRMAEDDELDPVDDSANDTAAETAAIVR; via the coding sequence GTGAGCGAACCGGTCGATTTCACCTACCGTGTGGGCGGGCCCCTGGGGTCACGGGCCCGCAGGGTCGGCTTGTGGTTCAACCCGGCTTTCTTTGCGTTCACCGCGGCGACGCTGACCTGGTTGATCTTGGTCTGGCGTCAGGTGCCGTGTCGTCCGCTACTCGGTGATGCGTTCCCGAATCCCTTCCTACGGATGTGTTACAGCGACATCCCGATTCTCTATCTGAATCGCGATCTGAGTATTGGGTCAGGGATATACACCGATATAGCGCTCGAGTATCCGGTGCTGACTGGCGGCTTTCTCGCTGTGACCAGGGCGATTACCGGCCTGCTCGGGGCGGTTATCTCGCCGGAGGCGACCTTCGACGAGCAGCTGGCGGCCTCCCAGCTGTTCTTTCAAGTGAATGCGATCGCGCTGTTCGTCTGCTTCGTGGTCACCGTCTGGGCGCATCTGAAGATGGGCCGCGACTCACCCCGGGTCGGTTACGCCGGCCCGGTGCGAGTCTGGGACGCGCTGCTCATCGCTGCATCGCCGATCGTCGCACTGAACGGCCTGATCAACTGGGACATGTTCGCGGTCATGCTGACGTCGATCGGCCTGCTGATCTGGAGCCGCAAGTACCCCTTCATCGCCGGCGGCGTGCTCGGCCTGGCGTTCGCGGCCAAGTTCTATCCCGTGCTGGTCTTGGTCGCGATCACCCTGATCTGCGTGCGATCGGGCCACTACCGGGCGCTGGCGCGCGCCTGGATCGGCGCCGTAGTCGCCTGGCTGGCGGTGAACGTGCCGGTGATGATCTTCGCCTGGCAGGGCTGGAGCAAGTTCTGGACGCTGAATGCGGACCGCGGCGCCGATCTCGGCTCCATCTGGTACGTGCTCACGCTGGCCGGTCTCAAGCTTCCCGCGGTCTCGGCCATCGCGTTCGTCTGCATGGCGATCAGCGGCGCCGCGGTCTGCTGGCTGGTGCTCAGCGCACCCCGCCGGCCACGGCTGGCACAGGTCATCTTGCTGGTGATGCTGTGCTTCTTGATCTTCAACAAGGTCTACTCACCGCAGTATGCGCTCTGGTTGCTCCCGATCGTCGTGCTGGCCCGCCCCAAAGTCTTCGATGTGGCGATCTGGACGCTGGGTGAGGCGATCTACTACGCCGCGATCTGGGGATTCCTTGAGGGCGCGATCGGACTGGGCAGCCAGTGGGAATGGATGTACTGGATCGCGGTGATCATCCGGGTCGGCATCCAGCTGTGGTTCGCGATGCGGGTGATCGAGGACATCAGGTCTCCGTGGAACGACCCGGTGCGATTGCCGATGGTGGACGATCCGCTCGGCGGGGTGGTCAATCACGCCCCGGATGCGGCCTGGCTGGTGGCGATGCAGGATCGGGCCCGGAGGGCCGCCGAGGCCAGGCGGATGGCCGAGGACGACGAACTCGATCCCGTCGACGATTCTGCGAACGACACCGCTGCTGAGACTGCGGCGATCGTCCGGTGA
- a CDS encoding transglycosylase domain-containing protein — protein MAEKAKSPKRAAKPGKSGNSAKKDKGGPLGRVAKIAGIVVLALLLIAAVIGIVFYERTELPDPNADFTTQTTRLYFRDGTSELGSLAIQNRTNISYDDMPQSIKDAVVAAEDRTFWTNQGVDLKGMGRAFWGILTNREISGGGSTITQQYIKIRYLTSDQTFSRKFTELALAIKMDNTASKEEVLEGYLNTIYFGRGAYGIEAAAQAYFNVSAADLTIDQSAALAAMVNTPSTLDPASGDNARQALLQRYNYVIDGMLDPIGSITQEQHDQYYNQLPEFPDIPVSDVYGGPNGFLIEMATSELEAQGFTPEQINGGGLTIITTVDARMQQAAIDAAESTVQRAVDNAYYITDDEGNRVKPSADDLHVGLASIDVGTGGILALYGGSDFVSNSRNWATTPRYAASTFKVWGAVAGLRNGFGLSSTLRGSTYTPEGDTEPVQNDSAYNYGTVTLQKAIQDSINTSFVDLIARIPNGTEELIRAANDAGIPEDDSWAPQVNRMVLGEGEVTALDNATGYATLAGNGVRNETHIVAEVRDASGNVVYSGNSEGVQAIETPVAQDLSYALSGAVAGSTVSAVDGRDVAGKTGTEGIAVGQDGATKQITRSAWLCGYTKQIATAVVMVAGDDGNQNLDVYARPGSGAFYGAGYPTDVWNSYMAVATDGLPFVDFDPPANIQPTVRNTLPVTSATSAAPQPTETTEPEETSAPETTRPVETTEEPEPTGPETTAPETTEAPEPEEPTRTGRSG, from the coding sequence ATGGCTGAGAAGGCAAAAAGCCCGAAGCGTGCGGCAAAGCCGGGTAAATCCGGCAACTCCGCGAAGAAGGACAAGGGCGGACCGCTTGGCCGTGTGGCCAAGATTGCGGGCATCGTCGTACTGGCGTTGCTCCTGATCGCCGCCGTCATCGGCATTGTCTTCTACGAGAGGACTGAGCTGCCCGATCCCAACGCCGACTTCACCACTCAGACGACCCGGCTCTACTTCCGGGATGGCACCTCTGAGCTCGGCTCGCTGGCCATCCAGAACCGCACGAACATCTCCTACGACGACATGCCGCAGTCGATCAAGGATGCAGTGGTTGCTGCCGAGGATCGCACCTTCTGGACGAACCAGGGCGTCGACCTCAAGGGCATGGGTCGCGCATTCTGGGGCATCCTGACCAATCGTGAGATCAGCGGCGGCGGCTCGACGATCACTCAGCAGTACATCAAGATCCGGTATCTCACCAGCGACCAGACCTTCTCGCGCAAGTTCACCGAACTGGCGTTGGCCATCAAGATGGACAACACCGCGTCGAAGGAAGAGGTGCTCGAGGGCTACCTCAACACCATCTACTTCGGACGCGGCGCGTACGGCATCGAAGCGGCAGCTCAGGCCTACTTCAACGTGAGCGCCGCAGACCTGACGATCGACCAGTCCGCAGCGCTGGCCGCGATGGTCAACACGCCGTCCACGCTCGATCCCGCCAGCGGCGACAACGCCAGGCAGGCGCTGCTACAGCGGTACAACTACGTGATCGACGGCATGCTCGACCCGATAGGATCCATCACCCAGGAACAACACGACCAGTACTACAACCAGCTTCCCGAGTTCCCGGACATCCCGGTGAGCGATGTCTACGGCGGCCCGAATGGGTTCCTGATCGAGATGGCCACCAGCGAGCTCGAGGCCCAGGGCTTCACCCCGGAGCAGATCAACGGCGGTGGCCTGACGATCATCACCACAGTGGACGCCCGGATGCAGCAGGCTGCCATCGACGCCGCCGAGTCCACCGTGCAAAGGGCTGTTGACAACGCCTACTACATCACCGACGACGAAGGCAACCGGGTCAAGCCGTCCGCTGACGATCTGCACGTCGGCCTGGCTTCGATCGATGTCGGCACCGGCGGGATTCTGGCTTTGTACGGCGGTTCCGACTTCGTCTCGAACTCGCGCAACTGGGCGACCACACCGCGCTACGCCGCGTCCACTTTCAAGGTCTGGGGCGCTGTCGCGGGTCTGCGCAACGGCTTCGGGCTGAGTTCGACGCTGCGCGGGTCCACCTACACCCCGGAGGGCGACACCGAACCCGTCCAGAATGACTCCGCCTACAACTACGGCACGGTCACACTGCAGAAGGCGATCCAGGACTCGATCAATACCTCGTTCGTTGACCTGATCGCACGCATCCCGAACGGCACCGAAGAACTCATCCGAGCCGCCAATGATGCGGGCATCCCTGAGGACGACAGCTGGGCACCCCAGGTGAACCGCATGGTGCTGGGCGAGGGCGAGGTCACCGCACTGGACAACGCGACCGGCTACGCCACACTGGCCGGCAACGGAGTGCGCAACGAAACCCACATCGTTGCCGAGGTGCGCGACGCGTCCGGAAACGTGGTCTACAGCGGCAATTCCGAGGGCGTGCAAGCGATCGAGACACCGGTCGCCCAAGACCTCAGCTATGCGCTGTCGGGCGCGGTGGCCGGCTCGACGGTCAGTGCGGTCGACGGACGCGATGTGGCGGGCAAGACCGGAACCGAGGGGATCGCGGTGGGCCAAGACGGCGCCACCAAGCAGATCACCCGTTCGGCCTGGCTGTGCGGCTACACCAAGCAGATCGCCACAGCAGTGGTGATGGTGGCCGGTGACGACGGAAACCAGAACCTGGACGTCTACGCACGTCCGGGCAGCGGCGCGTTCTACGGCGCCGGCTACCCGACCGATGTGTGGAATTCGTACATGGCAGTGGCCACCGATGGCCTGCCGTTCGTCGACTTCGATCCGCCGGCCAATATCCAGCCGACGGTGCGTAACACGTTGCCGGTGACCAGCGCCACCTCAGCAGCCCCGCAGCCGACTGAGACGACCGAGCCCGAGGAGACATCGGCCCCGGAGACCACGCGTCCTGTCGAGACCACCGAGGAGCCCGAACCGACTGGTCCGGAGACCACGGCTCCCGAGACGACCGAGGCCCCGGAGCCGGAGGAACCGACCAGGACCGGGCGTTCTGGCTGA
- a CDS encoding DUF5318 family protein, which translates to MASQRFRTQREQVSHALQRRATLEAMRHPQALLAGLDPCDADPLLVRSALHHGSLAGRDCPVCVSDRLTLLNYVFGDQLGQFSGRIKSDEELAQMQDEFGEFKVRVVEICPDCGWNHLIETFVLGDGQRRRPPRRQQTVEDIYG; encoded by the coding sequence ATGGCTTCGCAGCGCTTCCGCACCCAGCGTGAGCAGGTGAGCCATGCCCTGCAACGGCGGGCGACCCTCGAAGCGATGCGTCATCCACAAGCCCTGCTGGCTGGCCTCGACCCGTGTGACGCGGACCCCCTCCTCGTCCGATCGGCGCTGCATCATGGCTCGTTGGCGGGACGCGACTGCCCGGTTTGCGTCTCCGACCGGCTGACGCTGCTCAACTACGTTTTCGGCGATCAACTCGGGCAGTTCTCGGGCCGCATCAAGTCGGACGAGGAGCTCGCGCAGATGCAGGACGAATTCGGTGAGTTCAAGGTGCGTGTCGTGGAGATTTGCCCTGATTGCGGCTGGAACCATCTAATAGAGACGTTCGTGTTGGGCGACGGCCAGCGTCGCCGTCCGCCTCGCAGACAGCAGACAGTTGAGGACATCTATGGCTGA